A single Candidatus Rokuibacteriota bacterium DNA region contains:
- a CDS encoding Crp/Fnr family transcriptional regulator, with protein sequence MSRPVSRGPRRRRRPARPAGSPAGDTDLLARVPYFASLGAGELRQLATRCAARTFRLDTALFEEGEPCHGLFIIAEGAVEVRQVSLRGREQVFHTEGPGATLGEGPLFDRGGYIASAVATEPTRALFLRRADLLDLCRRHPRVALAILETLARRLRHFAEMVSDLAFRPIPERLARYLDAVPRRSGSTGTEIELTLTHAQLAARLGTVRELIARAFLQLEQSGAIIRKRGRVVLRDPARLARLALGEPSAPIPAPVT encoded by the coding sequence GTGTCACGGCCCGTCTCCCGCGGACCCCGTCGGCGCCGGCGCCCGGCGCGCCCCGCCGGATCACCAGCTGGCGACACCGACCTCCTGGCGCGGGTCCCGTACTTCGCCTCCCTGGGTGCGGGAGAGCTACGCCAGCTCGCGACCCGATGCGCCGCCCGAACGTTCCGCCTCGATACCGCCCTCTTCGAGGAGGGCGAGCCCTGCCACGGTCTCTTCATCATCGCCGAGGGCGCCGTCGAGGTGCGGCAGGTCTCGCTGCGCGGCCGCGAACAGGTGTTCCACACCGAAGGGCCCGGGGCGACGCTCGGTGAGGGGCCACTGTTCGACCGCGGGGGGTACATCGCCTCGGCGGTCGCCACGGAGCCAACGCGCGCCCTCTTTCTCCGGCGCGCCGACCTCCTCGATCTCTGCCGACGGCATCCTCGTGTTGCCCTTGCGATCCTGGAGACGCTTGCGCGGCGGCTGCGCCACTTTGCCGAGATGGTGAGCGACTTGGCGTTCCGGCCCATCCCCGAGCGCCTGGCCCGCTACCTCGATGCCGTTCCTCGACGATCGGGAAGCACGGGGACCGAGATCGAGCTCACGCTGACTCATGCTCAGCTGGCCGCGAGGCTCGGCACGGTGCGCGAGCTGATCGCCCGGGCCTTCCTCCAGCTGGAGCAAAGCGGCGCCATCATACGGAAACGCGGCCGGGTGGTGCTCCGCGATCCCGCTCGGCTCGCCAGGCTCGCCCTCGGGGAGCCGTCAGCCCCTATTCCTGCGCCTGTGACTTAA
- a CDS encoding tetratricopeptide repeat protein yields MPSAHLTIMRLSKGALLCVLLVLGGLALGEAGCARDPERLRQYHLERGTRFLSEGKLNEAVIELRNALRFDQREVRALRALGQAYLAKAWYADAARELRRAVEVDPASTPTRLLLARSYLALEFWPEARAQGELIQEREPGSPHALFLIGAAAAGTGDLGTAVPMLRDAVARAPEAAEIHQALGDALTRQGDVQAGRRSYEAALALQPDNVDALLGIGALLLLERRLDETETMLLRARALQPDSASVRLALYTLRAIQDREAEALAELEALPEAGWSPRFELVLGETYVRTGRYGRAAEVLGRLVRQFPTLTPARYWFGYASLGEKKPERAVEAFQRVASEMPEHPATHYGLASAYIHAGKPREALAELGQVARTLERTPDYHLQRARALRLLDRLDEAQRAAETARQMAPGEHDAYAVLGQIFAARKDLAKATEMYGKAIELQPKDPGLHLTLGQLLTLQNRPADALRAFDRAMAQNPRHEPSVNAKVAVLVEHGRIDEALALVADLARRDPTQPQWPTLAGGLYSRRGDAARAEAEYRRALTLSEHHVPARFNLARVLLSQRKETEAMPHLQHILDKDPGHVASATVAGRLFVKQGRYDRAGTVLEAAVRANPGHPDLALQLAGLNLARGWVNEAVKGLVQLVEARPDLLAARTLLGVAHLQRGEVRDAIAHFERVNAANPRLANNHYHLGRARFLQGDAAGARQSYEEALRLEPRLAEARLELALVTSAGGSEAAVATRIQDLTAALARDPTNVPLRFSLATAYLGARRFKEGEAELKRVLDASSGFAGAYQHLALLRRMEGRLDEAAEQLQMVTKLNPEHLGARLLLADYFEERGNRESAATQLEQVLRATPQRHNARVRLAALYGEMGRLEDGITQARSVVTAQPKSAAARFVLGTVLLKRGDLAGARQSLEAAVALDPKLGSAHLALGNVLERTGDAERALDAYRRALALMPDSPLAMNNVAWRLAVHGRGLDEALQLSQRAAALADRGPAPTRKSLRPPLLHTVGFVRYQRGEYPQALQALQEAVELGGANPLFHYHLGMTLRRLGRNTEAASSIRRALIRAEGLEAEQLREARRLLLELGG; encoded by the coding sequence ATGCCCTCTGCACACCTCACGATCATGCGCCTGAGCAAGGGAGCTCTCCTGTGTGTCTTGCTGGTCCTCGGGGGCCTCGCGCTGGGCGAGGCCGGCTGCGCTCGCGATCCCGAGAGGCTCAGGCAGTACCACCTCGAGCGGGGCACCCGCTTCCTCTCCGAGGGCAAGCTCAACGAGGCGGTCATCGAGCTGCGCAACGCCCTTCGCTTCGACCAGCGCGAGGTCCGCGCGTTGCGCGCTCTGGGTCAGGCGTATCTCGCCAAGGCGTGGTACGCGGACGCCGCGCGCGAGCTGCGCCGGGCAGTGGAGGTCGACCCGGCCTCCACCCCCACGCGGCTCCTTCTCGCCCGCTCGTACCTGGCCCTCGAGTTCTGGCCCGAGGCCCGCGCCCAGGGGGAGCTGATCCAGGAGCGTGAGCCTGGCAGTCCCCACGCATTGTTCCTCATCGGGGCGGCGGCAGCGGGGACGGGGGACCTCGGGACCGCCGTGCCGATGCTCCGGGACGCGGTGGCCCGAGCGCCGGAGGCCGCCGAGATCCACCAGGCGCTCGGCGACGCCCTCACGCGCCAGGGCGATGTCCAGGCAGGGCGGAGGTCCTATGAAGCTGCGCTGGCCCTGCAGCCCGACAACGTGGACGCCCTCCTCGGCATCGGGGCGCTTCTCCTCCTGGAGCGGCGGCTGGACGAGACGGAGACAATGCTGCTGCGGGCCCGCGCGCTCCAGCCTGACAGCGCGAGCGTCCGGCTCGCGCTGTACACCCTCCGCGCCATCCAGGATCGGGAAGCCGAGGCGCTGGCCGAGCTGGAGGCCCTGCCCGAGGCGGGATGGTCGCCCCGCTTCGAGCTGGTCCTGGGCGAGACCTACGTGCGCACGGGACGCTATGGCCGCGCCGCCGAGGTGCTGGGGCGGCTCGTGCGCCAGTTCCCCACCCTCACCCCCGCGCGGTACTGGTTCGGCTACGCGAGCCTCGGCGAGAAGAAACCCGAGCGGGCGGTGGAGGCCTTCCAGCGCGTGGCCAGCGAGATGCCCGAGCACCCCGCGACACATTATGGCCTCGCCTCCGCCTATATACACGCGGGCAAGCCCCGAGAGGCCCTGGCCGAGCTGGGGCAGGTTGCCCGCACCCTGGAGCGCACGCCGGACTACCATCTTCAGCGCGCCCGGGCGCTCCGGCTGCTCGACAGGCTCGACGAGGCCCAGCGGGCGGCGGAGACGGCTCGTCAGATGGCGCCCGGCGAACACGACGCCTACGCCGTTCTCGGCCAGATCTTCGCCGCCCGGAAGGATCTCGCGAAGGCCACGGAGATGTACGGCAAGGCGATCGAGCTCCAGCCCAAGGATCCCGGGCTACATCTCACCCTCGGCCAGCTGCTGACCCTCCAGAACCGGCCCGCCGACGCGCTCCGGGCCTTCGACCGCGCCATGGCGCAGAACCCGCGGCACGAGCCTTCCGTGAACGCCAAGGTGGCCGTGCTGGTGGAGCACGGTCGCATCGACGAGGCCCTCGCCCTCGTCGCCGACCTCGCCAGGCGCGACCCGACCCAGCCGCAATGGCCGACGCTGGCCGGCGGCCTCTACTCACGCCGGGGCGACGCGGCTCGCGCGGAGGCGGAGTACCGGCGCGCGCTCACGCTCTCGGAGCACCATGTTCCCGCCCGGTTCAACCTCGCGCGGGTGCTTCTCAGCCAGCGCAAGGAGACCGAGGCCATGCCGCACCTCCAGCACATCCTCGACAAGGATCCCGGGCACGTCGCCTCGGCCACGGTGGCCGGCCGCCTCTTCGTGAAGCAGGGGCGCTACGATCGGGCCGGCACCGTCCTCGAGGCCGCGGTGCGTGCCAATCCCGGTCACCCCGACCTCGCGCTCCAGCTCGCCGGCCTCAATCTCGCCCGGGGCTGGGTGAATGAGGCGGTGAAGGGGCTCGTCCAGCTGGTGGAGGCCCGGCCAGACCTGCTCGCCGCCCGCACGCTCCTCGGCGTGGCGCATCTCCAGCGCGGTGAGGTGCGCGACGCCATCGCGCACTTCGAGCGGGTCAACGCAGCGAATCCGCGCCTGGCCAACAACCACTATCACCTCGGCCGGGCACGTTTTCTCCAGGGCGACGCTGCGGGCGCCCGGCAGAGCTACGAGGAGGCCCTCCGCCTCGAGCCCCGCCTGGCCGAGGCCCGGCTGGAGCTGGCCCTCGTGACCAGCGCGGGCGGCAGCGAGGCGGCGGTGGCCACGCGCATCCAGGACCTCACGGCGGCGCTCGCCCGTGACCCGACCAACGTGCCACTGCGTTTCTCCCTGGCCACCGCCTATCTCGGAGCCCGGCGCTTCAAGGAGGGCGAAGCCGAGCTCAAGCGGGTCCTCGACGCGAGCTCGGGCTTCGCGGGAGCCTATCAGCATCTCGCCCTGTTGCGGCGGATGGAGGGCCGTCTCGACGAGGCGGCCGAGCAGCTCCAGATGGTGACCAAGCTCAACCCCGAGCACCTTGGGGCCCGGCTCCTCCTCGCCGACTACTTCGAGGAGCGCGGCAACCGGGAGTCGGCGGCGACCCAGCTCGAGCAGGTGCTGCGGGCGACCCCCCAGCGTCACAACGCTCGCGTCCGGCTCGCCGCCCTCTACGGCGAGATGGGCCGCCTGGAGGACGGGATCACTCAGGCCCGCTCCGTGGTCACCGCCCAGCCCAAGAGCGCGGCCGCGCGCTTCGTCCTCGGAACTGTCCTCCTCAAGCGCGGCGACCTCGCCGGCGCCCGCCAGTCGCTGGAAGCCGCGGTGGCCCTCGATCCCAAGCTGGGGTCGGCTCACCTGGCGCTCGGCAACGTCCTCGAGCGCACCGGCGACGCCGAGCGCGCCCTCGACGCCTACCGCCGGGCGCTCGCGCTCATGCCGGACAGCCCCCTGGCCATGAACAACGTCGCCTGGCGCCTGGCCGTACACGGCCGCGGCCTGGACGAGGCCCTCCAGCTTTCGCAGCGGGCGGCGGCCCTGGCCGACCGCGGACCGGCACCGACGCGGAAGAGCCTCAGGCCGCCGCTCCTGCACACCGTGGGATTCGTGCGCTACCAGCGGGGCGAATATCCCCAGGCGTTGCAGGCCCTGCAGGAGGCCGTGGAGCTGGGAGGCGCCAATCCGCTATTCCACTACCACCTGGGGATGACGCTGCGCCGGCTGGGACGGAACACAGAGGCCGCCTCGTCGATCCGCCGCGCCCTCATCCGCGCCGAGGGCCTGGAGGCCGAGCAGCTCAGGGAGGCCCGCCGGCTTCTTCTCGAGCTGGGCGGATAG